CGAGGATGCCGCTGCCCTCGTAGGAGTTGAAGTTGCGGATCATCCCGTGGGTGACCAGGCCGAGGCCGACGATCTCCCGCTGGACCTCCAGCATCTCCTCGGTTCCCTTGGCACCGAAGGAGAACAGGATGTTGCGCGCGGCGCCGGGCTGCAGGCCCTCGATGACCCGGGACAGGAACAGCCGGGCGCCCTCCGCGGTGTACGGCGGGTCGGTCATGCCCGCGTCGAACTGCCCGCGCAGTCGCTGCGGCAGCGGCTTGCGCAGGTCGTGCTGCTCCAGGTCGACCCGCAGGTCCAGCAGGGACGCGGTGTCGGCGATGTAGTCGAGGATGTCGGTGGAGATGTCCACGACGCCGACCCGGCTGGCCAGCGGCACGCCGAGCACGTCGCCGACGACGCCGATCGCGATGGACACCAGGTCGTCGTCGCCGACCAGCAGCACCGAGCCGCCGGGCAGCACGCCCGCCCGGATCAGCGCGAGCACCCGCCGCACCTTGGTCTCGGCGGTGCACAGCGACTGGTCCAGCGAGACGTCGGCGTTCGGGCCGCCCGCCATGATCCGGCGCAGCCGCTCGACGGCCTCGTTGAGCACCGAGGGGATGGCGATCTCCAGACCGCCGCAGCGGTAGCAGTCCGGGTCGAGGTTCAGCTCGACGCCCAGCTCCTCGGCGAGCGCCAGCCCGCGCGGGGTCAGCCGGGACGGCCGTTCCTGGCCGAGCAGACCGCGGCTGCGCAGCTCGTTGCCGACGGCGGCGACGATGGGCAGCGGCAGCCCGGTGCGGCGGCTGATCGCGCGGGTCGGCGCGGGGGCGAGCTGGCGGAAGGCTTGCAGGATGGCGCGGACGCCCATTTCGCCTTCCTGGAGCCGCACGGCCTCGGCGACCTCCGCCAGCACGGGGATGTCGGAGTTCGGGGACGCGGCGCTCATGAGGCGGGTCGCTTGCAGGTCAACATGGTCCGACGAGCTTAGCAACCGGGTAGCTCACCAGCGGGTTTGCCGTCCTCACTTGGTGGCGCGCAGCAGGCGGGAGACGTTGGTGCGCACCGGGGACAGCCCCGCCTCGATGGTGGCGATCATGCGCTCGGCGTTGATCCGGCCGTAGGCGAGGAGATCGATGTTGGCCAGGTTGAACTCCGGCCAGGTGTGGATGCTCAGGTGCGACTGCGAGAGCACCAGCACCGCGGTCACCGCCCCGTTGGGGAAGACGTGCCGGGACTCGCCGAGGACCTTGGCGTTGCCCGCGAGCGCCGCGTCGGTGAGCAGCCGCAGCAACGCGGGCTCGTCGGTCAGGATCGCCGGGTCCGCGACCCACGCGTCCACCGCGTAGGAGCACAGCTCGTCCACCTCGACCTCGCCGTCACCTGCCATGGAACGAGACTAGTGGGTCGGTGGCCGGAGGACGTCCCTCCAGCCGTCAGGGACCCCCGTACGATCGACAGGATCTGTTGCTTGTCCCCGGGCAAGCGACGTGTCCGAGGGAGGCCGGGTGTCGGAACCAGTTCGGCTGGACGAGCGGGACATCCGGGTCCTGCTGGTCGAGGACGATGACGGCGACGCCTTCCTGGTCGAAGAGCACCTGTCGCTGCACGGCAGTCAGATCCGGCTCAACCGGGTGCGCACGCTCGCCGAAGCCGAACGGGAGATCCGCGGCAGGCGGGTCGACTGCGTGCTGCTCGACCTGCAGCTGCCGGACGCGACCGGACTGGACGGCCTGCGCAGGCTGCGGGAGGTCAGGAACGCGGCCAGTGTCGCCTTCATCGTGCTGACCGGGCACGACGACCACCAGCAGGGCGTTGCCGCTGTCGCAACGGGCGCGCAGGACTACCTGATCAAGGGCGACGTGGACGGCAGGCTGCTCGGCAGGGCCATCCGCTACGCGATCGAGCGCCTGCGCGCGGAGGAGACGCAGCGCCAGCTCGACGAGGAACGGCTGCGCGGTGAGGAGAACGCCCGGCTGGAGCGCGGCCTGCTGCCCTCGCCGCTGCTGCGCGACCCGCACACGACCTTCGTCGCCCGCTACCGCGCGGGCGGAGCCACCATGCTCGTCGGTGGTGACTTCTACGATGCGGTGCAGACCGAGGACGGCACCATGCACGTCGTCATCGGCGATGTCTGCGGACACGGCCCTGACGAGGCGGCGGTCGGGGTGTGCCTGCGCATCGCGTGGCGCGCGCTCGTTCTCTCCGGTCAGCCGACCGAGGTGATTCTCCGTACGCTGCAACAGGTTCTGCTCGCCGA
The window above is part of the Allokutzneria albata genome. Proteins encoded here:
- a CDS encoding bis-aminopropyl spermidine synthase family protein, producing the protein MSAASPNSDIPVLAEVAEAVRLQEGEMGVRAILQAFRQLAPAPTRAISRRTGLPLPIVAAVGNELRSRGLLGQERPSRLTPRGLALAEELGVELNLDPDCYRCGGLEIAIPSVLNEAVERLRRIMAGGPNADVSLDQSLCTAETKVRRVLALIRAGVLPGGSVLLVGDDDLVSIAIGVVGDVLGVPLASRVGVVDISTDILDYIADTASLLDLRVDLEQHDLRKPLPQRLRGQFDAGMTDPPYTAEGARLFLSRVIEGLQPGAARNILFSFGAKGTEEMLEVQREIVGLGLVTHGMIRNFNSYEGSGILAGTGFLQQLLTTASTASLVEGSYEGPLYTREKRSRQREYECVSCSERFPVGAGARWNSVADLRAAGCPKCGGGPFRPLQLVAES
- a CDS encoding S-adenosylmethionine decarboxylase family protein — protein: MAGDGEVEVDELCSYAVDAWVADPAILTDEPALLRLLTDAALAGNAKVLGESRHVFPNGAVTAVLVLSQSHLSIHTWPEFNLANIDLLAYGRINAERMIATIEAGLSPVRTNVSRLLRATK
- a CDS encoding PP2C family protein-serine/threonine phosphatase → MSEPVRLDERDIRVLLVEDDDGDAFLVEEHLSLHGSQIRLNRVRTLAEAEREIRGRRVDCVLLDLQLPDATGLDGLRRLREVRNAASVAFIVLTGHDDHQQGVAAVATGAQDYLIKGDVDGRLLGRAIRYAIERLRAEETQRQLDEERLRGEENARLERGLLPSPLLRDPHTTFVARYRAGGATMLVGGDFYDAVQTEDGTMHVVIGDVCGHGPDEAAVGVCLRIAWRALVLSGQPTEVILRTLQQVLLAERLRRGVFATIATISVSPDQQTATMHLAGHPEPLLISGGRAVAVPRDEAGMPLGIDPLASWHPMTVDLPPDWALVLYTDGLIEGRVGEGPERLGVEGLHELIQSQIGQDPRWRSAPHALLDHLIERTEAMHGQRLTDDVAVLLLMSNYRRPR